A single Anas platyrhynchos isolate ZD024472 breed Pekin duck chromosome 17, IASCAAS_PekinDuck_T2T, whole genome shotgun sequence DNA region contains:
- the LOC139998599 gene encoding butyrophilin subfamily 1 member A1-like isoform X3 — protein MIMHCLCFPFPVELKAEREEKNARLAHRSARLKELAKEREKKDAKLREQAAELAWRKFLLPHYTVKVTLDPCTAHPLLVLSQDNSSVRWQSKWQQVPKTLERFDTRCCVLGREEFREGRHYWEVEVEGEKGKYSSLAVGVARASVKRKGWIKMSPEEGIWAVQYKEGQLTSLTSPPTPLSLSPVPTRVWVCLDCTQGQVSFINADNGVEIFIFTDVFLKGESMRPWFWLGTNAQLCLRDNTL, from the exons ATGATCATGCAttgcctttgctttccttttccagtgGAACTGAAAGCAGAGCGGG aggaaaagaatgcAAGGCTGG CGCACCGATCTGCAAGACTGA aggaACTAGCCAAAGAGCGGG agaaaaaagatgcaaagcTCA gggaacaagctgcagagctgg catGGAGAAAGTTTCTGCTGCCTCACTATACAG tgaaGGTGACTCTGGATCCATGCACGGCTCATCCTCTGCTCGTCCTGTCTCAGGACAACAGCAGTGTGAGATGGCAAAGTAAATGGCAGCAGGTGCCCAAAACCCTGGAGAGATTTGACACTAGATGCTGTGTTCTGGGCCGTGAAGAGTTCAGAGAGGGGAGGCACTACTGGGAGGTGGAGgtagagggggagaagggaaagtaTTCAAGTTTGGCTGTGGGGGTGGCCAGGGCATCGGTGAAGAGGAAGGGGTGGATCAAGATGAGCCCTGAAGAAGGGATCTGGGCTGTGCAGTACAAGGAGGGGCAGCTCACGTCTCTCAcatctcctcccacccccttgtccctgtcccctgtccccacgaGGGTCTGGGTCTGTCTGGACTGTACCCAGGGGCAGGTGTCTTTTATCAATGCTGACAATGGGGTCGAGATCTTCATTTTCACAGATGTCTTCCTCAAAGGGGAGAGCATGCGCCCCTGGTTCTGGC
- the LOC139998599 gene encoding butyrophilin subfamily 1 member A1-like isoform X1, whose amino-acid sequence MKEFGPYWWAVWDGKLSLSIMHSFCFCLTVRKDTEREEQAAELAELKAEWEEKNARLAHRSARLKELAKEREKKDAKLREQAAELAWRKFLLPHYTVKVTLDPCTAHPLLVLSQDNSSVRWQSKWQQVPKTLERFDTRCCVLGREEFREGRHYWEVEVEGEKGKYSSLAVGVARASVKRKGWIKMSPEEGIWAVQYKEGQLTSLTSPPTPLSLSPVPTRVWVCLDCTQGQVSFINADNGVEIFIFTDVFLKGESMRPWFWLGTNAQLCLRDNTL is encoded by the exons ATGAAGGAATTTGGGCCCTATTGGTGGGCAGTGTGGGATGGGAAGTTGTCCCTTTCTATCATGcattctttctgcttttgtctgaCAGTGAGGAAGGATACAGAACGTG aggaacAAGCAGCAGAGTTGG cGGAACTGAAAGCAGAGTGGG aggaaaaaaatgcaaggctGG CGCACCGATCTGCAAGACTGA aggaACTAGCCAAAGAGCGGG agaaaaaagatgcaaagcTCA gggaacaagctgcagagctgg catGGAGAAAGTTTCTGCTGCCTCACTATACAG tgaaGGTGACTCTGGATCCATGCACGGCTCATCCTCTGCTCGTCCTGTCTCAGGACAACAGCAGTGTGAGATGGCAAAGTAAATGGCAGCAGGTGCCCAAAACCCTGGAGAGATTTGACACTAGATGCTGTGTTCTGGGCCGTGAAGAGTTCAGAGAGGGGAGGCACTACTGGGAGGTGGAGgtagagggggagaagggaaagtaTTCAAGTTTGGCTGTGGGGGTGGCCAGGGCATCGGTGAAGAGGAAGGGGTGGATCAAGATGAGCCCTGAAGAAGGGATCTGGGCTGTGCAGTACAAGGAGGGGCAGCTCACGTCTCTCAcatctcctcccacccccttgtccctgtcccctgtccccacgaGGGTCTGGGTCTGTCTGGACTGTACCCAGGGGCAGGTGTCTTTTATCAATGCTGACAATGGGGTCGAGATCTTCATTTTCACAGATGTCTTCCTCAAAGGGGAGAGCATGCGCCCCTGGTTCTGGC
- the LOC139998599 gene encoding butyrophilin subfamily 1 member A1-like isoform X2: MKEFGPYWWAVWDGKLSLSIMHSFCFCLTVRKDTEREEQAAELAELKAEWEEKNARLAHRSARLKELAKERGEQAAELAWRKFLLPHYTVKVTLDPCTAHPLLVLSQDNSSVRWQSKWQQVPKTLERFDTRCCVLGREEFREGRHYWEVEVEGEKGKYSSLAVGVARASVKRKGWIKMSPEEGIWAVQYKEGQLTSLTSPPTPLSLSPVPTRVWVCLDCTQGQVSFINADNGVEIFIFTDVFLKGESMRPWFWLGTNAQLCLRDNTL; the protein is encoded by the exons ATGAAGGAATTTGGGCCCTATTGGTGGGCAGTGTGGGATGGGAAGTTGTCCCTTTCTATCATGcattctttctgcttttgtctgaCAGTGAGGAAGGATACAGAACGTG aggaacAAGCAGCAGAGTTGG cGGAACTGAAAGCAGAGTGGG aggaaaaaaatgcaaggctGG CGCACCGATCTGCAAGACTGA aggaACTAGCCAAAGAGCGGG gggaacaagctgcagagctgg catGGAGAAAGTTTCTGCTGCCTCACTATACAG tgaaGGTGACTCTGGATCCATGCACGGCTCATCCTCTGCTCGTCCTGTCTCAGGACAACAGCAGTGTGAGATGGCAAAGTAAATGGCAGCAGGTGCCCAAAACCCTGGAGAGATTTGACACTAGATGCTGTGTTCTGGGCCGTGAAGAGTTCAGAGAGGGGAGGCACTACTGGGAGGTGGAGgtagagggggagaagggaaagtaTTCAAGTTTGGCTGTGGGGGTGGCCAGGGCATCGGTGAAGAGGAAGGGGTGGATCAAGATGAGCCCTGAAGAAGGGATCTGGGCTGTGCAGTACAAGGAGGGGCAGCTCACGTCTCTCAcatctcctcccacccccttgtccctgtcccctgtccccacgaGGGTCTGGGTCTGTCTGGACTGTACCCAGGGGCAGGTGTCTTTTATCAATGCTGACAATGGGGTCGAGATCTTCATTTTCACAGATGTCTTCCTCAAAGGGGAGAGCATGCGCCCCTGGTTCTGGC
- the LOC139998599 gene encoding butyrophilin subfamily 1 member A1-like isoform X5 has protein sequence MIMHCLCFPFPVELKAEREEKNARLAHRSARLKELAKERGEQAAELAWRKFLLPHYTVKVTLDPCTAHPLLVLSQDNSSVRWQSKWQQVPKTLERFDTRCCVLGREEFREGRHYWEVEVEGEKGKYSSLAVGVARASVKRKGWIKMSPEEGIWAVQYKEGQLTSLTSPPTPLSLSPVPTRVWVCLDCTQGQVSFINADNGVEIFIFTDVFLKGESMRPWFWLGTNAQLCLRDNTL, from the exons ATGATCATGCAttgcctttgctttccttttccagtgGAACTGAAAGCAGAGCGGG aggaaaagaatgcAAGGCTGG CGCACCGATCTGCAAGACTGA aggaACTAGCCAAAGAGCGGG gggaacaagctgcagagctgg catGGAGAAAGTTTCTGCTGCCTCACTATACAG tgaaGGTGACTCTGGATCCATGCACGGCTCATCCTCTGCTCGTCCTGTCTCAGGACAACAGCAGTGTGAGATGGCAAAGTAAATGGCAGCAGGTGCCCAAAACCCTGGAGAGATTTGACACTAGATGCTGTGTTCTGGGCCGTGAAGAGTTCAGAGAGGGGAGGCACTACTGGGAGGTGGAGgtagagggggagaagggaaagtaTTCAAGTTTGGCTGTGGGGGTGGCCAGGGCATCGGTGAAGAGGAAGGGGTGGATCAAGATGAGCCCTGAAGAAGGGATCTGGGCTGTGCAGTACAAGGAGGGGCAGCTCACGTCTCTCAcatctcctcccacccccttgtccctgtcccctgtccccacgaGGGTCTGGGTCTGTCTGGACTGTACCCAGGGGCAGGTGTCTTTTATCAATGCTGACAATGGGGTCGAGATCTTCATTTTCACAGATGTCTTCCTCAAAGGGGAGAGCATGCGCCCCTGGTTCTGGC
- the LOC139998952 gene encoding butyrophilin subfamily 3 member A2-like has translation MVLPWGCGHPSLTSHARGLLTSLVTLLLLRLGSAQLRVEGPGHPVTATVGQDVMLPCHLSPRRDARSLEVRWIRDKFSETVHHYHNGQDLYGEQMEAYVGRTELVRDGLSAGSLDLRISGLRPSDDGVYICTVGDGDAYDEATVHLEVSASGADPHLSLGGYEAGGVRVLCRSAGWYPLPQLLWRDASGQHLPSVSQTHSQDQEGLFEIEGAVIVTGSVEGPLSCVVRNSRLQQEQESSLHIAAPFFHNAETWMVLMILAVSIGLGVYLFRKQVEREAELDEYRAKAEELAKEWGEYPSIPQMKEFGFYQWAC, from the exons ATGGTTCTCCCCTGGGGCTGCGGCCACCCCAGCCTCACCAGCCATGCCAGGGGCCTCCTGACTTCCCTCGTCACTCTACTCCTCCTCCGGCTGGGCTCAG cccagctcagagtgGAGGGACCAGGACACCCTGTCACTGCCACCGTGGGGCAGGAtgtcatgctgccctgccacttgTCCCCTCGCCGGGATGCTCGCAGCTTGGAGGTCAGGTGGATCCGGGACAAGTTCTCTGAGACAGTGCACCACTACCACAATGGACAGGACCTGTACGgggagcagatggaagcatatGTCGGGAGGACAGAGTTGGTCAGAGATGGCctctctgctggaagcctggACTTGCGAATCTCCGGGCTGAGACCCTCAGATGATGGCGTGTACATTTGCACTGTGGGAGATGGTGATGCTTATGATGAAGCAACGGTGCATCTGGAGGTGTCAG catcAGGCGCTGACCCCCACCTCTCCCTGGGGGGCTACGAGGCCGGAGGCGTCCGGGTGCTGTGTCGATCGGCCGGCTGGTACCCACTGCCgcagctgctgtggagggaTGCTAGCGGGCAGCACCTGCCCTCGGTCTCCCAGACACATTCCCAGGACCAGGAGGGGCTCTTTGAAATCGAAGGCGCCGTCATTGTGACCGGGAGCGTGGAGGGGCCCTTGTCCTGCGTGGTCAGGAACAGCCGCCTCCAGCAGGAACAGGAATCATCCCTGCACATCGCAG CTCCCTTCTTCCACAATGCCGAGACCTGGATGGTCCTCATGATTTTGGCTGTGTCCATTGGCCTTGGTGTTTATCTCTTTCGAAAGCAAG TGGAACGAGAAGCAGAGTTGG atgaataCCGTGCAAAGGCTG aggaACTAGCCAAAGAGTGGGGTGAGTACCCATCCATCCCTCAAATGAAGGAATTTGGGTTCTACCAGTGGGCATGTTGA